A window from Quercus lobata isolate SW786 unplaced genomic scaffold, ValleyOak3.0 Primary Assembly Scq3eQI_2017, whole genome shotgun sequence encodes these proteins:
- the LOC115973555 gene encoding uncharacterized protein LOC115973555 has product MMLRRKLKTLTDLKRKIMDELKLNPAWYDIKIIYRCPQEVLHERINYGYMAIKEDKHVKMMFNRIQKMPQVNAAELYVSLEASVDNSTEVVQETSTALQFTTLDDGCTTMGGYAMGGYTLSSQDYVANTGGTLYSQETHLEEEDEDEDEDEDHAANDGENNDDMDQYEERIERGDFENDVDEHEVVPNFEEENMEYHDEGDADDDDIGVQHDTDTTTGYRPPADSFYANTWENMVDPSRLQIPYLCTWQDGMHFCKGLTFANKAAVKRALIIYAAKDNRNFSIQRSSTTELCAACIDDNCKWYVGAYMKPKFNGLWMVTSYVGPHSCIPFGLRRDGRMMDSNFVASEIVGRLRKKHTATVDELWEIIRTKYDHELSYYKVWDAKQKAIAKIFGDWEESYQRLRKLLLAYLDQDSGTQYSYHTIPKPLEGTTLLRYVYWAFAPCIAAFQYCRPVISIDGTHLYGKYKGVLMIAMATDANQKVLPIAFAVVDKESGASWGWFLECLRTSIERVIENKDICIISDRHKGIKCAIREWPRGQGGRERVYHRYCLRHVASNFNTHFNNPTLKALALKAGYATCDAKFVSIMQTIKEAEINLLRGVDPTDRRIIRYMPYTYLMSEDVDKWTQSHDGGRRYGAMTTNISECFNGVLKGARGLPIAAMVEFTYFKLVAYFHDRHKQITSDLSRGKVWSDYAMEIYNKNEQKIAGHTLRNYNHAEGIYQVVTPYNDHRAGGGNHSHDVRIFDRTCGCGKWQNLKIPCSHAIKVLKSLHLDAPSYIDPCYSLNNAILTYSHNFVVPKSESLWTDVRGPRWVPDPRLLRAKGRPTMSRIRNEMDGVRRERGSRREDPELREIQPRQRCRVCHQEGHNRRCCPNSHGASTSGSAMN; this is encoded by the coding sequence ATGATGTTACGTCGTAAGTTGAAGACGTTGActgatttgaagaggaaaataatggacgaattgaaattgaaccctgcttggtatgacatcaagattatttatcgtTGCCCACAAGAAGTTCTTCATGAACGGATAAATTATGGGTATATGGCGATTAAAGAAGATAAACATGTAAAGATGATGTTTAATAGGATCCAGAAAATGCCCCAAGTAAATGCTGCTGAGTTGTATGTAAGTTTGGAGGCGAGTGTAGACAACAGTACTGAGGTGGTGCAAGAAACATCTACGgctttacaatttacaaccCTAGATGATGGATGCACTACAATGGGAGGGTATGCAATGGGAGGTTATACGCTCTCATCTCAAGATTATGTTGCGAATACTGGTGGAACCCTCTACTCTCAAGAGACACATTTAGAggaggaagacgaagacgaagacgaagacgaagatcatgctgcgaatgatggtgaaaataatgatgatatggATCAGTACGAAGAGAGGATTGAGCGAGGTGACTTTGAGAACGATGTGGATGAGCATGAAGTCGTTCCtaattttgaagaggaaaatatggagtaccatgatgaaggtgatgcagatgatgatgatattggtGTCCAGCATGATACAGATACGACCACTGGCTACAGACCTCCTGCGGACTCATTCTACgcaaatacttgggaaaatatggttgatccttcacGTCTTCAGATACCATATCTTTGTACTTGGCAAGATGGGATgcatttttgtaaagggttgacttttgcaaataaagCTGCGGTGAAGCGTGCATTGATAATATACGCAGCAAAGGATAATAGAAATTTCTCCATCCAAAGGTCGAGCACAACTGAATTGTGCGCCGCATGCATTGACGACAATTGCAAGTGGTACGTTGGGGCATACATGAAGCCTAAATTCAATGGTCTGTGGATGGTCACGTCTTATGTGGGTCCACACAGTTGTATACCCTTTGGGCTGCGAAGAgatggtagaatgatggattctaattttgttgcatCAGAAATTGTGGGAAGATTGCGAAAAAAGCACACTGCTACTGTTGATGAGCTTTGGGAGATCATCCGTACTAAGTATGATCATgagctttcttactataaagtatgggacgcaaaacaaaaggcaattgctaagatttttggggattgggaggagtcttaccaaaggttgcGAAAGTTGTTGTTGGCATACTTGGATCAGGATTCGGGTACCCAGTATAGCTATCACACCATACCTAAGCCATTAGAAGGTACTACGTTACTGCGCTATGTATATTGGGCATTCGCTCCATGCATTGCTGCATTCCAGTATTGCAGGCCAGTGATCAGTATTGATGGAACTCATTTATATGGTAAATACAAAGGGGTATTGATGATTGCAATGGCAACCGATGCTAATCAAAAGGTTTTGCCTATCGCCTTTGCTGTTGTGGACAAGGAGTCAGGGGctagttgggggtggtttttaGAGTGTCTCAGGACTTCGATAGAGCGTGTTATTGAAAACAAGGATATTTGCATTATTTCTGACCGACATAAAGGTATCAAATGCGCCATTCGAGAGTGGCCTAGAGGGCAAGGCGGAAGAGAACGGGTATATCATcgatattgccttcgacatgttgctagcaacttcaacacacATTTTAATAACCCGACTCTAAAGGCATTGGCCTTGAAAGCTGGATATGCGACTTGTGATGCTAAATTTGTGTCTATAATGCAAACCATTAAGGAGGCCGAGATTAATTTACTGAGGGGTGTAGACCCTACTGATCGCCGGATTATACGTTATATGCCATACACATATCTAATGAGTGAGGATGTAGACAAATGGACccagtcacatgatggtggaagacgttacggggcaatgacaaccaatatctCTGAGTGCTTTAATGGGGTTCTTAAAGGTGCCCGCGGTTTGCCAATTGCTGCAATGGTTGAGTTCACTTATTTTaaacttgttgcatatttccacgatcgacataaacaaattacttcTGATCTCTCTCGAGGTAAGGTGTGGAGTGATTATGCAATGGAgatctataacaaaaatgagCAGAAAATTGCAGGACACACTCTGAGGAATTATAATCATGCAGAGGGTATATATCAAGTGGTTACCCCGTATAACGACCATAGAGCTGGAGGGGGAAATCACAGTCATGATGTGCGCATATTTGATAGAACCTGTGGTTGTGGAAAGTGGCAAAACTTGaagatcccttgttcacatgcaattaaagttCTTAAAAGTCTGCATCTCGATGCGCCCAGCTATATTGACCCATGTTACAGTCTGAACAACGCCATTCTCACATATTCACATAattttgtggtgccaaagtcAGAGTCATTATGGACAGACGTTCGCGGACCACGGTGGGTGCCTGACCCACGATTGTTGCGGGCCAAAGGTCGTCCTACGATgtcaagaataaggaatgaaatggatgggGTACGGCGAGAACGGGGAAGCCGGAGGGAAGATCCGGAGTTGAGGGAGATTCAACCGAGGCAACGATGTAGAGTGTGTCATCAAGAGGGGCATAACCGTAGATGCTGTCCCAATTCCCATGGGGCTTCGACAAGTGGTAGTGCTATGAACTAG
- the LOC115973552 gene encoding serine/threonine-protein phosphatase 7 long form homolog, translating to MPHGEVTITLQDVEVLLGLPVDGDAISGSTQKTWVNVCRDFLGFQLVTQNNHKQLDGQRILINRLLEEVANPLPPDAEEDQLHKYARCYILALLGDTIFMDKSGDRVHLMWVQQLENLHNPRRYSWGSACLAWLYRELCRASEDTGQIGGCLLLLQYWAWARFPYLCPTVERGPPVGAYGPPVRGPLSLKWLWVPNKKNRPAHIFRDRYREQLASMLPDQVVWQPYEAHFDDLPPWCVAGRAVWTARVPLVCFHLVEKHTPDRVVRQFGMIQEIPRAVNTDKVLHGIDLRGKIGVNWMQKHAAHILEWGNRFDRRCEAVLGDMPPEHEYHDWFKRVTRRFIDRPGAVVTLLV from the exons ATGCCACATGGTGAGGTGACCATCACATTGCAGGATGTGGAGGTTCTTCTCGGGCTTCCTGTTGATGGTGACGCTATATCAGGGAGCACACAAAAAACTTGGGTGAATGTGTGCCGGGACTTCCTTGGTTTTCAACTTGTAACTCAAAATAACCATAAGCAACTTGATGGGCAGAGGATTCTCATCAACCGCCTTTTGGAGGAAGTTGCTAACCCATTGCCGCCTGATGCTGAAGAGGATCAGCTGCATAAGTACGCACGATGCTACATCCTAGCGCTATTGGGGGACACAATATTCATGGACAAATCCGGCGATAGGGTGCATCTAATGTGGGTGCAGCAATTGGAAAACCTTCACAATCCACGGAGGTACAGTTGGGGAAGTGCTTGCCTTGCATGGTTGTATCGAGAGCTATGCAGGGCAAGCGAGGACACCGGTCAGATTGGTGGGTGCTTGCTGTTGCTCCAGTACTGGGCATGGGCCAGGTTCCCCTATTTGTGCCCGACAGTTGAGCGAGGCCCGCCAGTGGGTGCTTACGGTCCTCCAGTACGTGGTCCACTATCCCTGAA GTGGTTGTGggtcccaaacaagaaaaataggcCCGCCCACATCTTCAGGGACAGGTATCGCGAGCAACTAGCTTCCATGTTGCCAGACCAG GTGGTGTGGCAGCCATATGAAGCTCATTTTGACGACCTCCCGCCGTGGTGTGTTGCAGGGAGGGCCGTATGGACGGCAAGGGTGCCGCTTGTATGTTTCCACCTAGTAGAGAAACATACACCGGATCGTGTTGTTCGTCAATTCGGGATGATCCAAGAAATTCCCCGCGCTGTTAACACTGACAAAGTGCTTCATGGCATTGATTTGAGGGGGAAGATCGGTGTTAATTGGATGCAGAAGCATGCTGCGCATATCCTTGAGTGGGGTAATCGCTTTGATCGGCGTTGCGAAGCTGTGCTTGGTGATATGCCTCCAGAGCACGAGTACCACGACTGGTTCAAAAGGGTGACTCGGAGGTTCATCGATAGGCCTGGTGCTGTAGTGACTCTGCTG GTCTAA
- the LOC115973556 gene encoding 26S proteasome regulatory subunit 8 homolog A-like — protein sequence MGKNNVLVKVHLERKYVVDIDKNIDITKITPSTRVALRNDSYVLHLILQSKVDPLVNLMKVEKVPDSTYDMIGGLDQQIKEIKEAVCTESGMFALWERRVNVTQEDFEMVVAKITPSTRVALRNDSYVLHLILQSKVDPLVNLMKVEKVPDSTYDMIGGLDQQIKEIKEGWVTYMLAIEN from the exons ATGGGGAAGAATAACGTTTTAGTTAAG GTTCATCTTGAACGGAAATATGTTGTTGACATTGATAAAAATATCGATATCACCAAGATAACTCCATCAACAAGAGTTGCTCTCCGTAATGACAGTTATGTGCTTCATTTAATCTTGCAAAGCAAAGTTGATCCATTGGTCAACCTCATGAAAGTTGAAAAGGTCCCAGATTCCACATATGACATGATTGGCGGTCTTGACCagcaaattaaagagataaaggaG GCTGTGTGCACAGAATCTGGGATGTTTGCTCTGTGGGAGAGGAGGGTTAATGTAACACAAGAAGATTTTGAGATGGTAGTGGCAAAG ATAACTCCATCAACAAGAGTTGCTCTCCGTAATGACAGTTATGTGCTTCATTTAATCTTGCAAAGCAAAGTTGATCCATTGGTCAACCTCATGAAAGTTGAAAAGGTTCCAGATTCCACATATGACATGATTGGCGGTCTTGACCagcaaattaaagagataaaggaG GGTTGGGTTACTTATATGTTGgcaattgaaaactaa
- the LOC115973553 gene encoding vegetative cell wall protein gp1-like → MTRVQPPIPEAPIEEAAMPTGPSTSTAPAGCQSRPLVATPQLVPAPDPSASTSHASASPTIPSSTPHPSPTVTIPSPNPHSAPTPTIPSPSSHPAPTPTIPSRSPHPAPTPTIPSPTPHPSPCPTIPPPTPLPCDGSDVRPPTPQSFLQLSPIPSFDLGTPPDMQQEPPSHSSFSTPSSAIDAPHVQAEQAVGLPTAAEARPKRISKAPPCGTGGHKHGHNVGPEASDEGHARPPPHYTRRRKIQKR, encoded by the exons ATGACACGTGTCCAACCTCCTATCCCTGAGGCCCCGATTGAGGAGGCAGCTATGCCTACCGGCCCAAGCACGAGCACAGCTCCGGCCGGATGTCAATCTCGTCCGCTTGTTGCTACCCCCCAGCTTGTCCCTGCCCCCGATCCCTCTGCATCCACCTCACATGCATCTGCCAGCCCCACCATACCTTCATCCACCCCACATCCATCCCCTACCGTCACCATCCCTTCACCCAACCCACATTCAGCTCCTAcgcccaccatcccttcacctaGCTCACATCCAGCCCCTAcgcccaccatcccttcacGTAGCCCACATCCAGCCCCTAcgcccaccatcccttcacccaCCCCCCATCCATCTCCTTGCCCCACCATCCCTCCACCCACCCCACTTCCTTGTGATGGGTCTGACGTCCGTCCACCCACCCCACAGTCATTTCTTCAGCTGTCACCCATTCCATCCTTTGACCTGGGTACCCCACCTGACATGCAGCAGGAGCCACCCTCCCATAGTTCGTTTAGTACCCCTTCTTCAGCCATTGACGCACCCCATGTTCAGGCTGAGCAGGCGGTTGGGTTACCTACAGCGGCTGAAGCTCGGCCTAAACGCATATCAAAGGCACCTCCGTGTGGGACAGGGGGGCACAAACATGGACACAATGTTGGGCCTGAGGCATCTGACGAAGGACATGCAAGACCTCCTCCTCATTATACGAGACGGCGTAAGATTCAAAAAAG GTAG